One window of the Hoplias malabaricus isolate fHopMal1 chromosome Y, fHopMal1.hap1, whole genome shotgun sequence genome contains the following:
- the pomt1 gene encoding protein O-mannosyl-transferase 1 isoform X2, whose product MQGVKLPVSVKCEINVLLVLVTALGFFTRLYGIQFPKSVVFDEVYYGQFVSLYMRRVFFIDESGPPFGHMLLALGGYFGDFDGNFIWNRIGAEYTSNVPVWTLRLIPALAGSLCVPLGYLLMVELGYSHYSALGASLLLLMENSLVVQSRFMLLESVLIFFLLLAVLSYLRFYNASKSSLFRWLWLFLAGAGCAFAVGVKYMGLFTYLLLLSLAAVHTWHIIGEKTLSNGKVVVQVVVRFLALVVLPVMLYLGFFYIHLTLLYRSGPHDQMMSSAFQASLEGGLARITQGQPLEVAYGSQVTLRSASSKPLPCWLHSHKANYPIRYENGRGSSHQQQVTCYPFKDVNNWWIIKDPGRQSLVVSRPPRAVRHGDIIQLLHGMTSRFLNTHDVAAPMSPHSQEVSGYIDFNVSMPVQNLWKVDITNRESDRDVWKTILSEVRLIHVNTSAVLKLSGVSLPDWGFRQLEVVGDKIYKGYQQSGVWNVEEHRYGTSHEQKERELELKSPTHDDISRNLTFMAKFIELQWKMLTVKNEESEHKYSSLPLEWITMDTNIAYWLHPSSNAQIHLMGNIVICTLANVALFVYVLLFLTYLIRRRRKIEDIPEDLLLSRRHLVALFWQLCVQFTFATAPSVLSHMANLN is encoded by the exons ATGCAGGGAGTTAAACTACCCGTTTCTGTTAAATGTGAAATTAACGTGCTGCTGGTTTTGGTGACTGCACTGGGGTTTTTCACCAGACTGTACGGGATTCAGTTTCCCAAATCTGTCGT ATTTGATGAAGTCTACTATGGTCAGTTTGTGTCTCTGTACATGAGACGGGTATTTTTCATAGACGAGAGTGGACCACCTTTTGGTCACATGCTTCTGGCATTAGGAG GTTATTTTGGGGACTTTGATGGAAATTTTATTTGGAACAGAATTGGAGCAG AATACACCAGTAACGTTCCTGTGTGGACCCTTCGACTAATACCTGCTCTGGCAGGCTCGCTTTGTGTTCCACTTGGTTATCTTCTTATGGTGGAGCTTGGATATTCTCATTACAGTGCCCTTGGAGCATCTCTGCTCCTGCTTATGG AGAACTCCTTAGTTGTACAGTCTCGCTTCATGCTTTTGGAATCTGTGCTGATATTTTTCCTGCTGCTTGCTGTTTTGTCCTACCTTCGGTTCTACAATGCCTCTAAGAG TTCATTATTTAGGTGGCTGTGGCTCTTCCTTGCTGGTGCTGGTTGTGCATTTGCGGTGGG GGTGAAGTACATGGGCCTTTTCACCTACTTGCTGCTACTCTCTCTGGCTGCCGTTCATACATGGCATATCATTGGAGAAAAAACACTAAGTAAT GGTAAAGTGGTGGTGCAGGTTGTGGTTCGATTCCTGGCCCTTGTGGTGCTCCCAGTCATGTTGTACCTAGGATTTTTCTATATACATCTGACTCTATTGTACCGCAGTGGACCACATGACCAGATGATGAGCAGTGCTTTTCAAGCCAGCCTAGAG GGTGGCCTGGCCAGGATCACTCAGGGTCAGCCTCTAGAGGTGGCGTATGGGTCTCAGGTAACACTCCGCAGTGCGTCTAGCAAGCCCCTTCCATGCTGGCTTCATTCCCACAAAGCCAACTATCCAATCAG ATATGAAAATGGCCGTGGCAGCTCCCATCAACAGCAAGTTACCTGCTATCCTTTTAAAGATGTAAATAACTGGTGGATTATAAAAGACCCAGGCAG GCAGAGCCTTGTGGTGAGCAGGCCCCCCAGAGCTGTCAGACATGGTGATATTATTCAGCTGCTGCATGGCATGACATCACGCTTCCTCAACAC GCATGATGTTGCTGCTCCAATGAGCCCTCACTCTCAAGAAGTGTCTGGTTACATTGATTTCAATGTGTCAATGCCAGTACAGAATCTGTGGAAAGTG GACATAACAAACAGGGAATCTGACAGAGATGTGTGGAAGACCATTCTATCAGAAGTACGGCTGATCCATGTCAACACTTCTGCAGTACTGAaa CTGAGTGGTGTGTCTCTTCCAGACTGGGGCTTTAGACAGCTTGAGGTGGTGGGAGATAAGATCTATAAGGGTTACCAGCAAAGTGGGGTGTGGAACGTTGAGGAACATCGCTATGGCACAA GccatgagcagaaagagagagaactggaACTCAAGTCCCCCACTCATGATGACATAAGTAGAAACCTCACATTTATGGCTAAGTTCATTGAGCTACAG TGGAAGATGCTGACAGTCAAAAATGAAGAATCGGAGCACAAGTACAGCTCCTTACCTCTGGAATGGATAACCATGGACACAAACATTGCATACTGGCTTCATCCATCCAGTAAT GCACAAATCCATTTGATGGGGAACATAGTGATCTGTACCCTTGCAAACGTTGCACTGTTTGTGTATGTTCTTCTGTTTTTGACGTACTTAATAAGACGGCGGCGCAAAATAGAGGACATCCCTGAAG ATCTTCTTCTCAGCAGAAGGCATTTGGTGGCGTTATTCTGGCAGCTTTGTGTTCAGTTTACCTTTGCTACCGCACCTTCAGTCCTCTCACATATGGCCAACCTGAACTAA
- the pomt1 gene encoding protein O-mannosyl-transferase 1 isoform X1: MQGVKLPVSVKCEINVLLVLVTALGFFTRLYGIQFPKSVVFDEVYYGQFVSLYMRRVFFIDESGPPFGHMLLALGGYFGDFDGNFIWNRIGAEYTSNVPVWTLRLIPALAGSLCVPLGYLLMVELGYSHYSALGASLLLLMENSLVVQSRFMLLESVLIFFLLLAVLSYLRFYNASKSSLFRWLWLFLAGAGCAFAVGVKYMGLFTYLLLLSLAAVHTWHIIGEKTLSNGKVVVQVVVRFLALVVLPVMLYLGFFYIHLTLLYRSGPHDQMMSSAFQASLEGGLARITQGQPLEVAYGSQVTLRSASSKPLPCWLHSHKANYPIRYENGRGSSHQQQVTCYPFKDVNNWWIIKDPGRQSLVVSRPPRAVRHGDIIQLLHGMTSRFLNTHDVAAPMSPHSQEVSGYIDFNVSMPVQNLWKVDITNRESDRDVWKTILSEVRLIHVNTSAVLKLSGVSLPDWGFRQLEVVGDKIYKGYQQSGVWNVEEHRYGTSHEQKERELELKSPTHDDISRNLTFMAKFIELQWKMLTVKNEESEHKYSSLPLEWITMDTNIAYWLHPSSNAQIHLMGNIVICTLANVALFVYVLLFLTYLIRRRRKIEDIPEACWKQLVLAGVVCSGGWAVNYLPFFLMEKTLFLYHYLPALTFQILQIPVVVEHLYTHMLRSSSQQKAFGGVILAALCSVYLCYRTFSPLTYGQPELTAEQLAKMRWRESWDILFRKR, translated from the exons ATGCAGGGAGTTAAACTACCCGTTTCTGTTAAATGTGAAATTAACGTGCTGCTGGTTTTGGTGACTGCACTGGGGTTTTTCACCAGACTGTACGGGATTCAGTTTCCCAAATCTGTCGT ATTTGATGAAGTCTACTATGGTCAGTTTGTGTCTCTGTACATGAGACGGGTATTTTTCATAGACGAGAGTGGACCACCTTTTGGTCACATGCTTCTGGCATTAGGAG GTTATTTTGGGGACTTTGATGGAAATTTTATTTGGAACAGAATTGGAGCAG AATACACCAGTAACGTTCCTGTGTGGACCCTTCGACTAATACCTGCTCTGGCAGGCTCGCTTTGTGTTCCACTTGGTTATCTTCTTATGGTGGAGCTTGGATATTCTCATTACAGTGCCCTTGGAGCATCTCTGCTCCTGCTTATGG AGAACTCCTTAGTTGTACAGTCTCGCTTCATGCTTTTGGAATCTGTGCTGATATTTTTCCTGCTGCTTGCTGTTTTGTCCTACCTTCGGTTCTACAATGCCTCTAAGAG TTCATTATTTAGGTGGCTGTGGCTCTTCCTTGCTGGTGCTGGTTGTGCATTTGCGGTGGG GGTGAAGTACATGGGCCTTTTCACCTACTTGCTGCTACTCTCTCTGGCTGCCGTTCATACATGGCATATCATTGGAGAAAAAACACTAAGTAAT GGTAAAGTGGTGGTGCAGGTTGTGGTTCGATTCCTGGCCCTTGTGGTGCTCCCAGTCATGTTGTACCTAGGATTTTTCTATATACATCTGACTCTATTGTACCGCAGTGGACCACATGACCAGATGATGAGCAGTGCTTTTCAAGCCAGCCTAGAG GGTGGCCTGGCCAGGATCACTCAGGGTCAGCCTCTAGAGGTGGCGTATGGGTCTCAGGTAACACTCCGCAGTGCGTCTAGCAAGCCCCTTCCATGCTGGCTTCATTCCCACAAAGCCAACTATCCAATCAG ATATGAAAATGGCCGTGGCAGCTCCCATCAACAGCAAGTTACCTGCTATCCTTTTAAAGATGTAAATAACTGGTGGATTATAAAAGACCCAGGCAG GCAGAGCCTTGTGGTGAGCAGGCCCCCCAGAGCTGTCAGACATGGTGATATTATTCAGCTGCTGCATGGCATGACATCACGCTTCCTCAACAC GCATGATGTTGCTGCTCCAATGAGCCCTCACTCTCAAGAAGTGTCTGGTTACATTGATTTCAATGTGTCAATGCCAGTACAGAATCTGTGGAAAGTG GACATAACAAACAGGGAATCTGACAGAGATGTGTGGAAGACCATTCTATCAGAAGTACGGCTGATCCATGTCAACACTTCTGCAGTACTGAaa CTGAGTGGTGTGTCTCTTCCAGACTGGGGCTTTAGACAGCTTGAGGTGGTGGGAGATAAGATCTATAAGGGTTACCAGCAAAGTGGGGTGTGGAACGTTGAGGAACATCGCTATGGCACAA GccatgagcagaaagagagagaactggaACTCAAGTCCCCCACTCATGATGACATAAGTAGAAACCTCACATTTATGGCTAAGTTCATTGAGCTACAG TGGAAGATGCTGACAGTCAAAAATGAAGAATCGGAGCACAAGTACAGCTCCTTACCTCTGGAATGGATAACCATGGACACAAACATTGCATACTGGCTTCATCCATCCAGTAAT GCACAAATCCATTTGATGGGGAACATAGTGATCTGTACCCTTGCAAACGTTGCACTGTTTGTGTATGTTCTTCTGTTTTTGACGTACTTAATAAGACGGCGGCGCAAAATAGAGGACATCCCTGAAG CCTGTTGGAAGCAGCTGGTTCTGGCCGGTGTGGTGTGCTCTGGTGGTTGGGCTGTTAACTACCTCCCCTTTTTTCTCATGGAGAAGACCCTTTTCCTGTACCACTATCTTCCAGCACTCACTTTCCAAATCCTGCAGATACCTGTGGTTGTGGAGCACCTATACACTCATATGTTGAG ATCTTCTTCTCAGCAGAAGGCATTTGGTGGCGTTATTCTGGCAGCTTTGTGTTCAGTTTACCTTTGCTACCGCACCTTCAGTCCTCTCACATATGGCCAACCTGAACTAACTGCAGAGCAACTGGCTAAAATGCGCTGGAGAGAGAGCTGGGATATTCTCTTTCGGAAACGGTGA